The following coding sequences lie in one Candidatus Schekmanbacteria bacterium RIFCSPLOWO2_02_FULL_38_14 genomic window:
- a CDS encoding type IV-A pilus assembly ATPase PilB: protein MARFGELLIEAGLINNEQLEEALKSQKELGGRLGSILVKRGLISEDTVTSFLSQQYGVPSINLDDFEIDPAICKLIPVKTALKYEVIPISRVGSTLTVAMVDPSNVFAIDDIKFMTGYNVEPVVAPETAIKEAIKRYYHVGVGVDKGKDEPESAQLDAKDYEIEDSDAMDGLEGIDEGPVVDVDDFDQLVSGAVDTVEVVQEQEDENALKDVDAPVVKLVNGILIKAIKMKVSDVHIEPYEKVFRVRYRMDGVLHKAMGLPLRIKNAITSRIKIMARLDISERRLPQDGRIKLKLGKNKEMDFRVSVLPTLFGEKVVLRLLDQSNLQLDMTKLGFDKEPLSEFQEAIHLPYGMVLVTGPTGSGKTTTLYSAISELNKVSENIMTAEDPVEFNLPGVNQVQMHEDIGLNFAAALRSFLRQDPDIILVGEIRDYETAEIGIKASLTGHLVLSTLHTNSAPETINRLLNMGVEPFLVASSVNMIIAQRLARKVCAGCKEPVDIKKEALVGLQFKEEDWEKGFTVYKGKGCSICGGTGYKGRVALYEVMSLKREIRELILQGSQTPEIKAQAIKLGMQSLRRSGLKKIMEGTTTPEEIVRVTMPD from the coding sequence ATGGCAAGGTTTGGAGAACTCTTAATCGAAGCAGGTCTGATTAACAATGAACAGTTGGAAGAGGCATTAAAGAGCCAGAAAGAGCTTGGCGGAAGACTGGGTTCCATATTAGTTAAAAGGGGGCTGATTTCTGAGGATACTGTTACCTCTTTCCTGAGCCAGCAGTACGGAGTTCCGTCAATCAACCTTGATGATTTTGAAATAGACCCTGCAATCTGTAAGCTCATACCTGTGAAAACTGCATTGAAATATGAAGTAATCCCAATAAGCAGAGTTGGTTCAACGCTCACTGTTGCAATGGTTGACCCGTCAAATGTTTTTGCAATAGATGATATCAAGTTTATGACAGGATACAATGTGGAACCAGTAGTTGCTCCTGAGACTGCAATTAAGGAGGCAATAAAGCGCTATTATCACGTTGGCGTTGGAGTTGATAAGGGCAAGGATGAGCCTGAATCTGCACAGCTTGATGCAAAGGATTATGAGATAGAAGATAGTGATGCAATGGATGGGCTTGAAGGAATCGATGAAGGTCCTGTAGTAGATGTTGATGATTTTGACCAGCTGGTTTCAGGGGCAGTGGATACAGTGGAAGTTGTTCAGGAGCAGGAAGATGAAAATGCTTTAAAAGATGTAGATGCCCCAGTAGTAAAGCTGGTTAATGGCATTCTCATAAAAGCCATTAAAATGAAGGTTTCAGATGTCCACATAGAACCATATGAAAAGGTTTTCAGGGTCCGCTACAGAATGGATGGAGTATTGCATAAGGCAATGGGTTTACCATTGAGGATAAAGAATGCCATTACATCAAGAATTAAGATAATGGCTAGGCTTGATATTTCTGAGAGGAGATTGCCGCAGGATGGAAGAATAAAACTTAAGCTTGGAAAAAACAAGGAGATGGATTTTCGTGTTTCGGTGCTGCCAACTCTTTTTGGCGAGAAAGTAGTTTTAAGGCTTCTTGACCAGTCAAATCTGCAGCTTGATATGACAAAGCTTGGTTTTGACAAGGAGCCCCTCAGTGAGTTTCAGGAGGCAATTCACCTTCCCTACGGAATGGTTTTGGTTACAGGTCCGACAGGTAGCGGCAAAACAACAACCCTTTATTCAGCAATAAGTGAATTGAATAAAGTCAGTGAGAATATAATGACTGCAGAAGACCCGGTAGAATTTAACCTTCCAGGAGTAAATCAGGTGCAAATGCACGAGGATATAGGGCTTAACTTTGCTGCTGCCCTTCGTTCCTTTCTGCGCCAGGACCCGGACATAATTCTGGTTGGAGAGATTAGGGACTATGAAACAGCAGAGATAGGAATTAAGGCTTCTCTTACAGGGCATCTTGTCTTAAGTACTCTTCATACAAACAGCGCTCCAGAGACAATTAACAGACTCCTCAATATGGGGGTTGAGCCATTTCTGGTAGCTTCTTCAGTAAATATGATTATAGCCCAGAGACTTGCAAGGAAGGTATGCGCAGGATGCAAGGAACCTGTGGATATAAAAAAAGAAGCACTTGTCGGACTGCAATTTAAAGAGGAAGATTGGGAAAAGGGTTTTACTGTTTATAAAGGCAAAGGGTGTTCTATATGCGGTGGGACCGGTTATAAGGGAAGAGTTGCGCTTTATGAAGTTATGTCGCTTAAAAGGGAAATTCGCGAATTAATCCTTCAGGGCTCCCAGACCCCGGAGATAAAAGCACAAGCAATAAAACTTGGAATGCAGTCACTCCGGAGGAGCGGTTTGAAAAAGATTATGGAAGGAACTACAACTCCGGAAGAGATTGTAAGGGTAACAATGCCAGATTAA
- a CDS encoding pilus assembly protein PilC, with amino-acid sequence MPAFEYVGKTLNREVRKGEVDAASIEAARGLLRAQKIIVTSIKKKSQGLKFPKKEGKAKEKDILIFTRQFSTMIDAGLPLVQCLGILAAQSDKEILKTTLTKIKEDVETGSTFSESLRKHPKVFDDLYANMVEAGETGGILDTVLNRLAAYIEKASALKAKVKKAAVYPIAILSVAVVVVAALLIFVIPTFAKMFSDFGGTLPVPTQMVINMSHFAASWKGLVVVAVVVGIIFAIRAYGKTSAGRKNIDKLVLKLPIFGDIIRKSAVAKFTRTLGTLITSGVPILEGLDIVARTAGNVTIADAIMMTRISIAEGKTISEPLEKTKVFPPMVVQMISVGEATGSLDAMLGKIADFYEIEVDNAVDALTSLMEPALMVVLGGVVGFILIAMYLPIFTLATSIS; translated from the coding sequence ATGCCTGCTTTTGAATATGTTGGAAAAACTCTTAACAGAGAAGTTAGAAAAGGTGAAGTAGATGCTGCAAGCATAGAAGCTGCCAGAGGACTTCTGAGGGCACAGAAGATAATTGTTACTTCGATTAAAAAGAAATCACAGGGTTTAAAATTTCCAAAAAAAGAGGGTAAAGCAAAGGAAAAGGATATACTTATATTTACAAGGCAGTTTTCAACAATGATAGATGCAGGATTGCCTCTTGTTCAATGCCTTGGAATACTTGCTGCGCAATCTGACAAAGAGATATTAAAAACAACACTGACTAAAATAAAAGAAGATGTTGAAACAGGATCAACATTTTCTGAATCTTTAAGAAAGCATCCGAAAGTTTTTGATGATCTTTATGCAAACATGGTTGAGGCTGGAGAGACAGGAGGTATTCTTGATACAGTACTCAACCGTCTTGCCGCTTATATTGAGAAGGCATCAGCCTTAAAGGCAAAAGTCAAAAAGGCAGCGGTTTATCCAATTGCAATACTTTCAGTTGCAGTTGTAGTTGTTGCAGCTCTTTTGATATTTGTTATCCCGACCTTTGCAAAAATGTTTTCAGATTTTGGCGGGACTCTTCCTGTTCCAACACAGATGGTAATCAATATGAGCCACTTTGCTGCAAGCTGGAAGGGATTAGTCGTAGTTGCTGTAGTAGTTGGAATAATATTTGCTATCAGAGCTTACGGAAAGACTTCTGCGGGGAGAAAAAACATAGATAAGCTCGTGTTAAAGTTACCGATTTTTGGAGACATCATACGAAAGTCAGCAGTTGCAAAATTCACAAGAACGCTTGGGACATTAATCACAAGCGGAGTCCCTATTCTTGAGGGACTTGATATCGTAGCGAGAACGGCAGGGAATGTAACGATTGCAGATGCAATAATGATGACCCGTATAAGCATTGCAGAAGGTAAGACAATATCCGAGCCATTGGAGAAGACAAAGGTGTTTCCCCCGATGGTTGTGCAGATGATATCGGTTGGAGAAGCAACAGGTTCCCTTGATGCAATGCTTGGAAAAATAGCTGACTTTTATGAGATAGAGGTTGATAATGCAGTTGATGCGCTGACCTCTCTTATGGAACCAGCCCTGATGGTTGTTCTTGGAGGTGTTGTCGGGTTTATATTAATAGCCATGTATTTGCCTATCTTCACCCTTGCAACATCAATTTCATGA
- a CDS encoding Fis family transcriptional regulator → MARILLVDDEKNLLEFLNIMLTQEGYNVTVAYGGREAIDILHKNEFDVVITDIKMPRVNGLEVLKFIKENSPDTIVIMITAFASHETAVEAMKAGAYDYITKPFNNDQIKLVIKKAVEKRLLVRENLYLKRKLGKEADSRDIIGKSEKIKEVFDLVEKVAKTNSTVLIYGESGTGKELVARAIHQNSNRTDKPFETINCGALLDTLLESELFGHEKGAFTDAVNLKEGLFEVADGGTLFLDEIAETSPSTQVKLLRVLQEMELKRVGGTKTIKVDVRIIVATNKNLRDRVINGSFREDLFYRINVFPIFMPPLRERTEDIDNLAEFFVDRFCLKLGRKPPQILPQTMEGLKSYAWPGNVRELENVIERVMILCTGNRVFPKDLPEEILKGEKEIISKVKRQEEELKIPEIASEGIDFEKVVGNIEKNLLMEALKKTDGRKTKAAELLKISFRSFRYLLDKYNLG, encoded by the coding sequence ATGGCAAGAATTTTATTGGTTGATGATGAGAAAAACCTGCTTGAGTTTTTAAACATAATGCTTACTCAGGAAGGCTATAATGTTACAGTAGCATACGGAGGCAGGGAGGCAATTGATATTCTTCATAAAAATGAATTTGATGTTGTTATAACTGATATCAAAATGCCAAGGGTCAACGGTCTTGAGGTGCTGAAATTTATAAAAGAAAATTCTCCTGATACAATAGTCATAATGATTACTGCCTTTGCATCTCATGAAACTGCTGTTGAAGCCATGAAAGCAGGCGCCTATGATTACATCACAAAACCTTTTAATAATGACCAGATAAAATTAGTAATAAAAAAAGCAGTTGAAAAAAGGTTGCTCGTTAGAGAGAACCTCTATCTTAAGAGAAAACTGGGGAAAGAAGCCGATTCCCGCGACATCATCGGGAAATCAGAGAAGATAAAGGAAGTTTTTGACCTTGTTGAAAAAGTTGCAAAAACTAATAGCACAGTGCTTATCTACGGAGAAAGCGGAACAGGAAAAGAGCTTGTGGCAAGAGCCATTCATCAAAATAGCAACCGCACTGATAAGCCCTTTGAGACAATCAACTGCGGAGCGCTTCTTGATACATTGCTTGAGAGTGAGCTTTTCGGGCATGAAAAGGGCGCTTTTACAGATGCTGTAAATCTCAAGGAAGGGCTTTTTGAAGTTGCTGACGGAGGGACATTGTTTCTTGATGAGATTGCTGAGACATCTCCCTCAACTCAGGTTAAGCTTCTCAGGGTTCTTCAGGAAATGGAATTAAAGCGAGTTGGAGGAACAAAGACAATAAAGGTTGATGTGAGAATAATAGTAGCTACAAATAAGAACCTGAGAGACAGGGTAATAAACGGTTCTTTCAGGGAAGACCTTTTTTACAGGATTAATGTATTCCCGATTTTTATGCCTCCGTTAAGGGAAAGAACAGAGGATATTGATAACCTTGCGGAGTTTTTTGTTGACAGGTTCTGCCTTAAACTCGGAAGAAAACCTCCCCAGATTCTTCCTCAGACAATGGAGGGTTTAAAGTCTTATGCCTGGCCCGGGAATGTGAGAGAACTTGAGAATGTTATTGAGAGAGTAATGATTCTCTGTACCGGCAACAGGGTTTTTCCCAAGGATTTGCCGGAGGAGATTTTAAAAGGTGAAAAAGAAATTATTTCTAAAGTCAAGAGACAGGAAGAGGAATTAAAGATTCCTGAGATTGCATCTGAAGGAATAGATTTTGAAAAAGTTGTTGGAAATATAGAAAAAAATCTGCTCATGGAGGCTTTAAAAAAAACTGATGGAAGAAAAACAAAGGCAGCAGAACTTTTAAAAATAAGTTTCCGTTCTTTCAGGTATCTTCTGGATAAATATAATTTGGGATGA
- a CDS encoding peptidase C69, which yields MSEIFSKIDCGRVLREALLGGGEFADVFLEMKQTTSIIMEDNKIEEVLTGFEQGAGIRVISDFKTFYAYTNNLTEKDLFQVASALKQAVSSGKSDIVVDLSRSVVNGMGEIEKHPESITTDRKVEIVKNANEWIPKGEKRIRQAKIVYGDSIQQMGIANSEGMAVTDERVNTIFLVQIVAGKDGIIQTGYEPAGGSIGFELFDSVSTKDIARKALERAFMMLEAQKAPGGEMPVVISSEAGGTMVHEAVGHGLEGDFNHERISVYSGKTGSLIASPLVTVVDDSTIPKKRGSFRFDDEGVRAQRTMLIENGVLKNFLYDRLTAMKDGKTSTGNGRRQSFRYKPIPRMTNTLIVPGRHNPEEIISSTENGLFVRKMGGGQVNPTNGEFVFEVSEGYLIENGRVTNPVRGATLAGNGPQVLRDIDMVGNDLGFAIGTCGKDGQGAPVADAQPTLRIKKLVVGGEGKPPWKS from the coding sequence ATGTCAGAAATATTTTCTAAAATAGACTGCGGAAGAGTTTTAAGAGAAGCACTTTTAGGTGGCGGAGAATTTGCTGATGTCTTTCTGGAAATGAAACAGACAACTTCTATAATCATGGAAGATAATAAGATAGAAGAAGTTCTGACAGGATTTGAGCAGGGCGCCGGAATACGTGTTATTTCTGACTTTAAGACATTTTATGCTTACACAAATAATTTGACTGAAAAAGACCTTTTTCAGGTTGCTTCAGCTCTTAAGCAGGCAGTAAGTTCCGGGAAAAGCGATATTGTAGTTGATTTAAGCAGATCGGTTGTAAATGGCATGGGAGAAATAGAAAAACATCCTGAATCAATAACCACAGACAGAAAAGTAGAGATTGTGAAAAACGCAAACGAATGGATTCCGAAAGGCGAGAAAAGAATCCGTCAGGCAAAGATAGTATATGGTGATTCAATTCAGCAAATGGGAATAGCAAATTCTGAAGGGATGGCTGTAACTGATGAACGGGTAAATACAATCTTTCTTGTCCAGATTGTTGCTGGCAAAGACGGGATAATTCAGACAGGGTATGAGCCTGCAGGAGGGAGCATAGGCTTTGAGCTTTTTGATTCTGTATCAACAAAAGATATTGCGAGAAAAGCCCTCGAAAGGGCTTTTATGATGCTTGAAGCTCAAAAGGCACCCGGAGGGGAGATGCCTGTGGTTATTTCAAGTGAAGCCGGTGGAACAATGGTTCATGAGGCAGTCGGACATGGGCTTGAGGGTGATTTCAACCATGAAAGGATTTCAGTCTATTCGGGTAAAACCGGTTCTCTGATAGCCTCTCCACTTGTGACAGTTGTGGATGATTCAACAATTCCTAAAAAAAGGGGCTCTTTCAGGTTTGACGATGAGGGTGTTAGGGCGCAGAGGACAATGCTGATTGAGAACGGAGTTTTGAAAAATTTTTTATACGACAGGTTAACAGCCATGAAGGATGGAAAGACTTCTACAGGGAATGGCAGGAGACAATCCTTCCGCTATAAACCCATACCGCGGATGACCAATACCCTTATTGTTCCTGGCAGGCACAATCCAGAAGAGATAATTTCCAGTACTGAAAACGGTTTGTTTGTCAGAAAAATGGGTGGTGGACAGGTAAACCCCACAAATGGGGAATTCGTCTTTGAGGTTAGCGAGGGATATTTGATTGAAAACGGCAGAGTTACTAACCCGGTTAGAGGAGCTACTCTGGCAGGCAATGGCCCCCAGGTGCTCAGGGACATAGATATGGTTGGCAATGACCTCGGGTTTGCTATAGGCACCTGTGGCAAGGATGGACAGGGAGCTCCTGTCGCAGATGCCCAGCCTACACTTAGGATAAAGAAACTTGTAGTAGGGGGTGAAGGAAAGCCTCCGTGGAAAAGCTAA
- a CDS encoding TIGR00300 family protein has product MKKFSELIEIKGHIIDSLTLPKIFDEILDHGGNYESEEIKIGRTKKDPSYARIKVTAPSKPIIENIMSRILKLGAAPVRQTEVKLKETENDGIFPDNFHITTNLPAEIYIKGKWLQVENICMDSGIAVTNDFKKAYCIKMNEVKRGDKIVLGHDGVRVDPGKRIKHKGVFEFMGSSISPEKSKWLIIKNIAENMKEIKSKRKGKILFVCGPAIIHTGARKYLEILINEGFIDILFSGNGFATHDIEASLFGTSLGVSLKEGVQTKRGHEHHLRTINTIRKAGGIKKAVEKGILREGILYSCIKNGVDFVLAGSIRDDGPLPEVITDTNEAQALMRNKIKDVSLSIMIASMLHSIAIGNILPSSVTTVCVDINPEMVTKLADRGSFQAIGLVTDAELFLRELTNYLFQI; this is encoded by the coding sequence ATGAAAAAGTTTTCAGAGCTTATTGAAATAAAAGGACACATCATTGATTCATTAACCCTTCCCAAAATTTTTGATGAAATTCTGGACCACGGCGGAAACTACGAATCAGAGGAAATAAAAATAGGAAGGACAAAAAAAGACCCGAGTTACGCCAGAATAAAAGTAACAGCCCCATCAAAACCAATCATTGAAAACATAATGTCAAGAATCCTTAAGCTCGGCGCTGCTCCGGTCAGGCAGACAGAGGTCAAATTAAAAGAAACAGAAAATGATGGAATCTTTCCTGATAACTTTCACATAACCACCAATCTTCCAGCAGAAATTTATATTAAAGGGAAATGGCTTCAGGTAGAAAATATCTGCATGGACAGCGGTATCGCAGTCACAAATGACTTTAAGAAGGCATATTGTATAAAAATGAATGAAGTAAAAAGAGGAGATAAAATAGTTTTAGGTCATGATGGAGTAAGGGTTGACCCAGGAAAAAGAATCAAGCATAAGGGTGTCTTTGAGTTTATGGGCAGTTCAATATCTCCTGAGAAATCAAAATGGCTTATCATTAAAAACATAGCAGAGAATATGAAAGAGATAAAAAGCAAGAGGAAAGGAAAAATCCTTTTTGTCTGCGGACCTGCAATTATCCATACCGGAGCAAGAAAATATTTAGAAATCTTAATTAATGAAGGGTTTATTGACATCCTGTTTTCCGGAAACGGGTTTGCAACCCACGATATTGAAGCCTCGCTGTTCGGGACATCCCTTGGTGTCTCTTTAAAAGAGGGCGTTCAGACCAAAAGAGGTCATGAACATCATCTCAGGACAATAAACACCATAAGAAAAGCTGGTGGAATAAAAAAAGCTGTTGAGAAGGGAATACTGCGGGAAGGAATCCTGTATTCCTGCATAAAAAATGGTGTCGATTTCGTTCTTGCAGGTTCAATCCGAGATGATGGGCCTTTGCCTGAAGTAATTACAGATACAAATGAAGCACAGGCGCTGATGCGCAACAAAATAAAAGATGTTTCTCTTTCAATAATGATTGCATCAATGCTTCACTCCATAGCAATAGGCAATATTCTTCCTTCATCTGTTACTACAGTATGTGTTGACATAAATCCCGAAATGGTAACAAAGCTTGCTGACAGGGGGAGTTTTCAGGCTATTGGTCTTGTAACCGATGCAGAACTTTTTTTAAGGGAGTTAACTAATTACCTGTTCCAGATATAG
- a CDS encoding octaprenyl diphosphate synthase, whose translation MLDFLKPIEEDLEFVERETYERLKNNVSLISNIGMHIAKSGGKRLRPALVLLSAKLCGYTGERSIDIACVVEFIHTATLLHDDVVDEADIRRGSPSANSKWGSEASILVGDYLFSKAFSLLVRSSDLRIMESLSGASIKMAEGEVLQLSKRHDINISKECYIDIITRKTAELISSCCEVGAIIAKAKTEEEEALASYGRNIGIAFQLVDDTLDFIAKREKLGKPLGNDLKEGKITMPLLKVVESESEENIEKIKKILSHSGLNGNGVVFILDLVKKHNGIEYALDMAADYSRKAKENLAIFPFSKEKGLLLELADYIVKRDH comes from the coding sequence ATGCTTGATTTTTTAAAACCAATAGAGGAAGACCTTGAGTTTGTTGAAAGAGAGACATATGAAAGACTCAAAAACAATGTTTCTCTGATTTCAAACATAGGCATGCATATCGCAAAAAGCGGTGGCAAGAGGTTGAGGCCCGCACTCGTGCTCCTTTCAGCAAAACTATGCGGTTACACAGGAGAAAGGAGTATTGATATAGCTTGTGTGGTTGAATTTATCCATACTGCAACCCTTCTTCATGATGATGTGGTGGATGAAGCAGATATAAGAAGAGGGAGCCCTTCTGCGAATTCTAAATGGGGAAGCGAGGCAAGCATACTTGTTGGAGACTATCTATTTTCCAAGGCATTTTCGCTTCTGGTCAGGAGTTCAGACTTAAGAATAATGGAGTCGCTTTCAGGGGCTTCAATAAAAATGGCAGAGGGAGAGGTTCTGCAGTTATCAAAACGCCATGATATAAACATCTCCAAGGAATGCTACATTGATATAATAACACGAAAGACAGCAGAATTGATTTCTTCCTGCTGTGAGGTTGGCGCTATTATTGCAAAAGCCAAAACAGAGGAAGAAGAGGCACTGGCATCTTACGGGAGAAATATTGGCATAGCTTTTCAGCTTGTTGATGATACTCTGGACTTTATAGCAAAAAGGGAGAAGCTCGGGAAGCCCCTTGGCAATGATTTGAAAGAGGGGAAGATCACAATGCCTCTTTTGAAGGTGGTAGAAAGCGAGTCAGAAGAAAATATAGAGAAAATAAAAAAGATTTTATCCCATTCAGGTTTAAATGGAAATGGCGTTGTGTTTATATTGGACCTTGTAAAAAAGCATAACGGAATTGAATATGCGCTTGACATGGCGGCAGATTACAGCCGGAAAGCAAAAGAAAACCTTGCAATATTTCCATTCTCAAAAGAAAAAGGGCTTTTACTTGAACTGGCTGATTATATAGTAAAAAGGGACCACTAA
- a CDS encoding dTDP-4-dehydrorhamnose 3,5-epimerase: protein MIDGVKVKKLKVIPDERGRLMEILRCDDECFIKFGQVYMTTAYPNVVKAWHYHKNQADNFVVVKGMMKLVLFDQRSDSPTHKEINEFFIGEHNPMLVQIPNLVVHGFKCIGETEALVLNCPTEKYDYKNPDEHRIDPYNNDIPYNWNVKEG, encoded by the coding sequence TTGATTGACGGAGTAAAAGTAAAAAAATTAAAGGTCATTCCTGATGAAAGAGGCAGGCTGATGGAAATTCTGCGCTGCGATGATGAATGTTTTATAAAGTTTGGACAGGTGTATATGACCACAGCATATCCAAACGTGGTAAAGGCATGGCATTATCATAAAAATCAGGCGGATAATTTTGTTGTTGTAAAAGGGATGATGAAACTGGTTTTATTCGACCAGAGAAGTGATTCTCCAACCCATAAAGAGATAAACGAATTTTTCATTGGTGAACATAACCCAATGCTTGTACAGATTCCAAATTTGGTTGTTCACGGGTTTAAATGCATAGGGGAAACTGAAGCGCTTGTTCTCAACTGCCCTACAGAAAAATATGATTATAAAAATCCTGATGAGCACAGGATTGATCCATACAATAATGATATTCCTTATAACTGGAATGTTAAGGAAGGGTAA